From the Coregonus clupeaformis isolate EN_2021a unplaced genomic scaffold, ASM2061545v1 scaf1271, whole genome shotgun sequence genome, one window contains:
- the LOC121566101 gene encoding protein FAM83B-like gives MESTLSCLLSFKEDVIPAEYIQPHYKESYRLAIYALLSGGRDVYQEYLKAEQLSDFLSEEEIIFILDNAELPVPEDEDSEAVKHESKENIRAPSTYFPTESDEEVPDLDLGWPEVTNENMETNISLLFHPPRHNTPTIKEMIRKQIQDARQVIAIAMDIFTDVDIFKEIVNATTRGVVVYILLDDFQFKSFLNMAESADVQIQDLKNLRVRTVKGQQYICRSGAKFHGSLEQRFLLVDCKTVLYGTYSFMWSFEKINLSMVLVVTGQLVGSYDEEFRRLFARSTLPATLSQEKDFWKEPAKSTYNPYPGRLFESRLSLDQIHMRSRGRQLGLMSSTGQQKDDRYNNGQMVTRGLSIQDRLNQSHRTDMGKLVRGHSYAGELPLRGNSITHLRNVRDYAGGAHSAPERSRRSEDPLLPGRVNHYTQKKKYGIGQQHLLPYSSETSLNRWKIDSYLNNSDVTLGEPVENLHLPDSTQNPNTSSCMRTSVLFNSRLAEQSETPNYMSKHSVTSPQGSLWMLSPQGSLGVTSPQGGLGVTSPQGILGGLSNFQPQLTPARLRESQTRLEEIRWKRLSLHEYEEPVSNLRPGQSQDSLRLTVLSALERAKRRSSERGLDKRHSMAELSGSSEHSSNQGPSSRREELSPGGQQEEEKRVRDQTYKQTNFSDAQRSVSQYDIKTKTERNPLDDWQEPLSRTMSAAQLGIQLKEPLLKPSNFRPTGLNVESSKALTSLIGIPEEKEGPTRKSHGSTDQLANSSDSDKEKTRQSVNPVKPTTSVKSIKNIVHADVSVEKMMEKMPHQEEGAELQRQN, from the exons ATGGAATCCACGCTCTCATGTCTGTTGTCATTCAAAGAAGACGTGATTCCAGCAGAATACATCCAGCCACACTACAAGGAGTCCTACCGGCTTGCCATCTACGCTCTGCTcagtgggggtagagatgtctaCCAGGAGTACCTCAAAGCCGAACAACTCAGTGACTTTCTCTCTGAAGAGGAGATCATCTTCATTTTAGACAATGCAGAGTTGCCAGTCCCAGAGGATGAGGATTCTGAAGCAGTGAAACATGAAAGTAAAGAAAATATCAGAGCTCCCTCCACTTACTTCCCCACTGAGTCAGATGAGGAGGTTCCTGACCTTGACCTCGGCTGGCCAGAGGTCACCAATGAGAACATGGAGACAAACATCAGCCTGCTTTTCCACCCTCCCAGACACAACACACCGACCATCAAAGAGATGATACGTAAACAAATCCAAGATGCAAGACAG GTTATTGCTATAGCGATGGACATCTTCACTGACGTTGATATTTTTAAGGAGATTGTCAATGCAACTACTAGGGGAGTGGTGGTCTACATACTTCTTGATGACTTCCAATTCAAAAGCTTTCTGAATATGGCTGAGAGCGCAGATGTCCAAATCCAAGATCTCAAG AATTTGCGAGTTCGGACAGTGAAAGGACAGCAGTATATATGTCGATCTGGAGCAAAGTTCCATGGATCTTTGGAGCAGAGGTTTCTATTGGTGGACTGCAAAACAGTGTTGTACGGTACATACAG cttcatgtggtCCTTCGAGAAGATCAACCTCAGCATGGTCCTGGTCGTCACAGGGCAGCTGGTGGGCTCCTACGATGAGGAGTTCAGACGTCTGTTCGCCCGATCCACTCTGCCCGCCACTCTCTCTCAAGAGAAAGACTTCTGGAAAGAGCCGGCAAAGTCCACGTACAACCCTTATCCCGGTCGGCTCTTCGAGAGCAGACTCTCTCTCGACCAGATTCACATGAGATCCCGCGGGAGACAGCTTGGCTTGATGAGTTCTACCGGTCAACAGAAGGACGATCGATACAACAATGGACAGATGGTCACAAGAGGACTGAGCATTCAGGACAGACTGAATCAATCTCACCGCACCGATATGGGGAAACTTGTGAGGGGACACAGCTACGCCGGAGAGCTGCCGCTGAGAGGGAATTCCATAACTCACTTGAGGAATGTAAGAGATTACGCTGGCGGTGCTCACAGTGCCCCTGAGAGAAGCAGACGCAGCGAAGATCCACTGTTACCAGGCAGGGTGAATCATTACACACAGAAGAAGAAGTATGGCATTGGCCAACAGCATCTACTCCCTTACAGCAGTGAGACCTCTCTTAATAGGTGGAAGATCGACTCGTACCTCAATAACAGTGATGTGACCCTAGGGGAGCCAGTTGAGAATCTGCATCTGCCTGACAGTACGCAGAACCCAAACACATCATCCTGTATGAGAACATCAGTCCTCTTCAACAGCCGTCTGGCAGAGCAGTCTGAAACTCCTAACTATATGTCTAAGCACTCTGTGACATCTCCACAAGGCAGTCTATGGATGCTATCTCCACAGGGCAGTCTAGGAGTGACATCCCCACAGGGCGGTCTAGGAGTGACATCCCCACAGGGCATTCTAGGTGGCCTAAGCAACTTCCAACCCCAACTGACCCCTGCTAGATTGAGGGAGAGTCAGACGAGATTGGAAGAGATCAGATGGAAAAGGCTCAGTTTACATGAGTATGAGGAACCTGTCAGCAACTTAAGGCCAGGGCAGAGCCAGGATTCTCTCAGGCTGACTGTTTTGTCTGCTCTCGAAAGAGCTAAAAGAAGGTCGTCAGAGAGAGGCCTGGATAAAAGGCACAGTATGGCAGAGTTATCAGGCAGCTCAGAACACAGTTCTAATCAGGGACCATCCAGCCGCAGAGAGGAACTCAGCCCAGGAGGTCAACAGGAAGAGGAAAAAAGAGTTAGAGACCAAACATATAAACAAACCAACTTCAGTGATGCACAAAGGTCTGTCTCACAATACGACATCAAGACCAAGACAGAGAGGAATCCTCTTGATGACTGGCAAGAGCCTCTCTCCAGGACGATGTCGGCAGCCCAACTGGGAATACAACTAAAGGAGCCTTTGCTCAAGCCCTCCAACTTCAGACCCACTGGACTTAATGTGGAGAGCTCTAAAGCGCTAACGTCTTTGATTGGAATACCAGAGGAGAAGGAGGGCCCCACCAGGAAGAGTCATGGCTCCACTGACCAGCTGGCCAACAGCTCCGACTCAGACAAAGAGAAAACACGCCAAAGTGTGAATCCAGTGAAACCCACAACTTCTGTGAAATCAATAAAGAATATAGTGCATGCCGATGTTTCAGTGGAGAAAATGATGGAGAAAATGCCACACCAGGAAGAAGGAGCAGAACTCCAAAGGCAAAATTAA